In Enterobacter pseudoroggenkampii, the following proteins share a genomic window:
- the arnE gene encoding 4-amino-4-deoxy-L-arabinose-phosphoundecaprenol flippase subunit ArnE: MTWIWLILASLLSCAGQLCQKQATRPAKAGRRGVHIALWLGLALLALGSGMLVWLVVLQRLPVGIAYPMLSLNFVWVTLAAKVFWRETVASHHWLGVGLIIIGIVILGGSL, encoded by the coding sequence ATGACCTGGATCTGGCTGATACTGGCAAGCCTGCTCAGCTGTGCAGGACAGCTGTGCCAGAAACAGGCTACCCGTCCGGCGAAAGCCGGGCGGCGTGGCGTGCATATCGCGCTGTGGCTTGGCCTGGCCCTGCTGGCGCTGGGCAGCGGGATGCTGGTCTGGCTGGTGGTGCTGCAGCGCCTGCCTGTCGGCATTGCCTACCCTATGCTGAGCCTCAATTTTGTCTGGGTGACGCTGGCGGCGAAGGTATTCTGGCGTGAAACCGTCGCATCGCATCACTGGCTGGGGGTAGGGTTGATCATCATTGGGATTGTTATCCTGGGAGGAAGCCTGTGA
- the arnF gene encoding 4-amino-4-deoxy-L-arabinose-phosphoundecaprenol flippase subunit ArnF produces the protein MKGAFWALCSVLLVSAAQLLLRSAMQALPPVSDVLALISALWHFSSGTGALLLGLMGYVASMGCWYLALYRMALSKAYALLSLSYILVWGAAILLPGWEERFSWHGLVGVGFIILGVLTIFRPARRQQNGSTRP, from the coding sequence GTGAAAGGGGCGTTCTGGGCCTTATGCAGCGTGCTGTTAGTCAGCGCCGCGCAGCTGTTGCTGCGCAGTGCGATGCAGGCATTGCCGCCGGTCAGCGATGTTCTGGCGCTTATTTCTGCGCTGTGGCACTTCTCATCCGGCACGGGGGCGCTGCTGCTGGGGTTGATGGGGTATGTGGCCTCGATGGGCTGCTGGTATCTGGCGCTGTATCGCATGGCGCTCAGCAAAGCGTATGCCTTGCTGAGTCTTAGCTATATCCTGGTGTGGGGCGCTGCGATCCTGCTGCCGGGCTGGGAAGAACGTTTCTCCTGGCACGGGCTGGTGGGGGTCGGGTTTATTATTCTGGGTGTGTTGACGATTTTTCGGCCAGCACGTCGTCAGCAGAATGGATCAACCCGGCCCTGA
- the acpT gene encoding 4'-phosphopantetheinyl transferase AcpT, which produces MYQVFLGKISSLSTNRWAEALSRHAPEGAQRARWLAGRGLLSRLLAPKSLPEIIHNEQGKPLFAGDYPLWFSLSHADDDIALIISDEGNVGCSLERIRPQDNWHTLANAVFSGAEHEELEKETPESQLTAFWRIWTRKEAIVKQSGGHAWQMVSIDSTARAFHSVSHCRIDSLSLAVCTATPFELRAGLIHSADDVLAEKSSTHPE; this is translated from the coding sequence ATGTACCAGGTTTTTCTGGGAAAAATCTCCTCGCTGAGCACCAATCGCTGGGCTGAAGCACTCTCCCGACACGCGCCCGAAGGCGCCCAGCGTGCGCGCTGGCTGGCGGGTCGCGGGTTGCTTTCGCGTCTGCTGGCCCCGAAGTCACTACCGGAGATTATCCACAACGAACAGGGGAAACCCCTTTTTGCCGGCGACTATCCGCTGTGGTTCAGCCTTAGCCACGCGGATGATGACATTGCGTTAATTATCAGTGACGAAGGTAACGTGGGCTGTTCACTGGAACGTATTCGCCCGCAGGATAACTGGCACACGCTCGCCAATGCCGTCTTCAGCGGTGCCGAGCATGAAGAGCTGGAAAAGGAAACGCCAGAGAGCCAGCTTACGGCGTTCTGGCGCATCTGGACGCGGAAAGAAGCGATCGTTAAACAGAGCGGCGGTCACGCCTGGCAAATGGTTAGCATTGACAGTACCGCCCGCGCATTTCACTCAGTCAGCCACTGCCGGATAGACTCGCTGAGTCTTGCGGTCTGTACCGCGACGCCCTTTGAGCTCAGGGCCGGGTTGATCCATTCTGCTGACGACGTGCTGGCCGAAAAATCGTCAACACACCCAGAATAA
- a CDS encoding AI-2E family transporter, whose translation MIANPSDKAGLHILLKLACLVVILAGIHAAADIIVQLLLALFFAIVLNPLVTWFLRRGVSRPVAITIVVIVMLIALTALFGVLAASLSEFSTMLPQYNKELTRKIVALQEMVPFLNLHISPERMLRRMDSEKVMTYATTLMTGLSGAMASILLLVMTVVFMLFEVRHVPYKLRFALNNPQIHIAGLHRALKGVSKYLALKTLLSVWTGVIVWLGLMLMDVQFALMWGVLAFLLNYVPNIGAVLSAVPPMIQAFLFNGFYECMLVGALFLVVHMVLGNILEPRMMGHRLGMSTLVVFLSLLIWGWLLGPVGMLLSVPLTSVCKIWMETTKGGSKLAILLGPGRPKSRLPG comes from the coding sequence ATGATCGCTAACCCGTCCGACAAAGCAGGACTCCACATCTTATTAAAGCTCGCCTGTCTGGTGGTTATCCTTGCGGGTATCCATGCTGCTGCTGACATTATTGTCCAGCTCCTGCTGGCGCTCTTTTTTGCCATTGTGCTTAATCCTCTGGTCACCTGGTTTCTTCGCCGGGGCGTCAGCCGTCCGGTCGCCATCACCATTGTCGTCATCGTGATGCTGATTGCCCTGACGGCGCTCTTCGGCGTGCTGGCGGCATCGCTGAGCGAGTTCTCCACCATGCTGCCGCAGTACAACAAAGAGCTGACGCGTAAGATTGTGGCGCTGCAGGAGATGGTACCTTTCCTTAATTTGCATATCTCACCTGAACGGATGCTGCGCAGGATGGATTCCGAGAAGGTCATGACCTACGCCACCACGCTGATGACGGGGCTTTCCGGCGCGATGGCCAGCATTCTGCTGCTGGTCATGACGGTGGTGTTTATGCTGTTTGAAGTCCGCCACGTCCCCTATAAGCTGCGCTTTGCGTTGAATAACCCCCAAATTCATATCGCCGGGTTACACCGGGCGCTGAAGGGGGTCTCAAAATATCTGGCGCTGAAAACGCTGCTGAGCGTCTGGACCGGGGTGATTGTCTGGCTGGGGCTGATGCTGATGGACGTGCAGTTCGCGCTGATGTGGGGCGTACTGGCCTTTCTGCTCAACTACGTGCCCAATATTGGCGCGGTGCTTTCCGCCGTGCCGCCGATGATTCAGGCGTTTCTGTTTAACGGTTTTTACGAATGCATGCTGGTTGGCGCGCTGTTCCTCGTGGTGCATATGGTGCTGGGCAATATTCTCGAGCCGCGCATGATGGGGCACCGGCTGGGCATGTCGACGCTGGTTGTATTTTTATCCTTACTGATTTGGGGATGGCTGCTGGGCCCGGTCGGCATGCTGCTGTCGGTCCCCCTGACCAGCGTGTGTAAGATCTGGATGGAAACCACCAAAGGCGGCAGCAAGCTGGCGATCCTGCTCGGGCCGGGGAGGCCAAAAAGCCGGTTGCCTGGGTAA
- a CDS encoding MFS transporter, with the protein MPEPAAETALSGLRLNLRIVSVVIFNFASYLTIGLPLAVLPGYVHDVMGFSAFWAGLVISLQYFATLLSRPHAGRYADTFGPKSIVVVGLCGCFLSGLSYLLAASASHWPLVSLALLCLGRVILGIGQSLAGTGSTLWGVGVVGAPHIGRVISWNGIVTYGAMALGAPLGVACYAFGGLYGLAVTIMAVALLAILFALPRPKVKASKGKPLPFRAVLGRVWPYGMALALATTGFGVIATFITLFYDAKGWDGAAFALTLFSCAFVGARLLFPNGINRLGGLNVAMICFAIEIVGLLLTGIAMVPWVAKVGVFLAGAGFSLVFPALGVVAVKAVPPQNQGAALATYTVFMDMSLGITGPLAGLVMAWAGVPVIYLAAAGLVIVALLLTWRLKKWPPVQAPEATSSS; encoded by the coding sequence ATGCCCGAACCTGCCGCTGAAACGGCACTGAGCGGACTGCGCCTCAATCTGCGCATCGTTTCCGTTGTTATTTTCAACTTTGCCAGCTATCTCACCATCGGCCTGCCGCTGGCGGTCCTGCCGGGCTATGTCCATGACGTGATGGGCTTCAGTGCCTTCTGGGCGGGGCTGGTGATTAGCCTGCAGTATTTCGCGACACTCCTGAGCCGACCGCATGCCGGTCGCTACGCGGACACGTTCGGTCCAAAAAGCATCGTGGTGGTGGGATTGTGCGGCTGCTTCCTCAGTGGCCTAAGCTACCTGCTGGCTGCCTCAGCCAGCCACTGGCCGCTGGTCAGTCTGGCGCTCCTCTGCCTGGGCCGCGTCATCCTCGGCATCGGGCAAAGCCTGGCGGGAACCGGCTCGACGCTGTGGGGCGTGGGGGTGGTAGGCGCGCCGCACATTGGCCGGGTGATCTCCTGGAACGGGATTGTCACCTACGGTGCGATGGCGCTCGGTGCGCCGCTCGGCGTGGCCTGCTATGCGTTTGGCGGGCTGTATGGGCTGGCCGTCACCATCATGGCGGTCGCGCTGCTGGCGATTCTGTTTGCGCTGCCGCGCCCGAAAGTGAAGGCCAGCAAGGGCAAGCCGCTGCCGTTTCGGGCGGTGCTGGGGCGCGTCTGGCCGTACGGTATGGCGCTGGCGCTGGCGACCACCGGCTTCGGTGTGATCGCGACCTTCATTACCCTGTTCTATGACGCCAAAGGCTGGGACGGCGCGGCCTTTGCGTTAACCCTGTTCAGCTGTGCGTTTGTTGGCGCGCGCCTGCTTTTCCCTAACGGCATCAACCGTCTGGGTGGGCTGAACGTGGCGATGATCTGCTTTGCGATAGAAATTGTCGGGCTGCTGCTGACCGGAATAGCGATGGTGCCCTGGGTCGCGAAAGTGGGCGTCTTCCTCGCGGGAGCCGGTTTTTCACTGGTCTTCCCGGCGCTGGGCGTGGTGGCGGTTAAAGCCGTGCCGCCGCAGAATCAGGGCGCCGCGCTGGCGACCTATACGGTGTTTATGGATATGTCGTTAGGCATTACCGGCCCGCTGGCGGGGCTGGTGATGGCCTGGGCAGGCGTGCCGGTGATCTACCTTGCCGCAGCGGGTCTGGTGATCGTGGCCTTGCTTCTGACGTGGCGGCTAAAAAAATGGCCCCCGGTGCAGGCACCGGAGGCCACGTCATCATCGTGA
- a CDS encoding DcrB family lipoprotein, producing MRNLVKYVGIGLLVVGLAACDNSDTKTPAQGASAESNATGQPVNLMDGKLSFSLPADMTDQSGKLGTQANNMHVYSDATGQKAVIVIVGDDTSEDLAVLSKRLEDQQRGRDPQLQVVTNKSIELKGHKLQQLDSIISAKGQTAYSSVVLGKVDNKLLTLQITLPAEDQQKAQTAAENIINTIVIQ from the coding sequence ATGCGCAATCTGGTTAAATATGTCGGGATTGGCCTGCTCGTTGTGGGTCTTGCAGCCTGTGATAACAGCGACACGAAAACGCCTGCTCAGGGCGCATCCGCAGAAAGCAATGCGACCGGCCAGCCGGTGAATCTGATGGATGGCAAACTCAGCTTCTCTCTGCCAGCCGATATGACTGACCAGAGCGGCAAGCTGGGCACTCAGGCGAACAACATGCACGTTTACTCCGACGCAACCGGGCAGAAAGCGGTCATTGTGATTGTGGGCGACGACACCAGCGAAGATCTGGCCGTCCTGTCCAAACGTCTTGAAGATCAGCAGCGCGGCCGCGACCCGCAGCTGCAGGTCGTGACCAATAAATCCATCGAGCTGAAAGGCCATAAGCTGCAGCAGCTGGACAGCATCATCTCTGCGAAAGGCCAGACCGCTTACTCCTCTGTCGTGCTGGGCAAGGTCGATAACAAACTCCTGACCCTGCAGATCACCCTGCCAGCGGAAGATCAGCAGAAAGCGCAGACGGCTGCTGAAAACATCATTAACACCATCGTGATCCAGTAA
- a CDS encoding 7-cyano-7-deazaguanine/7-aminomethyl-7-deazaguanine transporter — protein MTQFSESQRVKALFWLSLFHLLVITSSNYLVQLPISIFGFHTTWGAFSFPFIFLATDLTVRIFGAPLARRIIFAVMLPALFISYGVSSLFYMGSWQGFEALTHFNLFVARIAAASFMAYALGQILDVHVFNRLRQNHRWWMAPTASTLFGNVSDTLAFFFIAFWRSPDAFMAEHWMEIALVDYCFKVLISIVFFLPMYGVLLNMLLKRLADKSEITALQAG, from the coding sequence ATGACGCAGTTTTCTGAATCTCAACGCGTAAAAGCGTTGTTCTGGCTTTCGCTTTTCCATTTGCTGGTGATCACCTCCAGCAACTATCTGGTGCAGCTCCCTATCTCCATCTTTGGTTTTCATACCACATGGGGCGCGTTCAGTTTTCCGTTTATTTTCCTCGCCACCGATCTGACCGTGCGTATCTTTGGCGCACCGCTGGCTCGCCGCATTATTTTTGCGGTCATGCTCCCGGCGCTGTTCATCTCGTACGGGGTTTCGTCTCTGTTTTATATGGGAAGCTGGCAGGGTTTTGAGGCGTTAACCCACTTCAACCTGTTTGTCGCCCGTATCGCCGCAGCAAGCTTTATGGCCTACGCGCTGGGGCAGATCCTCGACGTACACGTGTTTAACCGCCTGCGTCAGAATCATCGCTGGTGGATGGCCCCCACCGCCTCCACGCTGTTCGGTAACGTGAGCGATACGCTGGCCTTCTTCTTCATCGCCTTCTGGCGTAGCCCGGATGCGTTTATGGCCGAACACTGGATGGAAATCGCGCTGGTGGACTACTGCTTTAAGGTGCTCATCAGCATTGTCTTCTTCCTGCCCATGTACGGCGTGCTGCTGAATATGCTGCTGAAAAGGCTGGCAGATAAATCTGAAATCACGGCATTGCAGGCAGGTTAA
- the tusA gene encoding sulfurtransferase TusA encodes MTDLFSSPDHTLDAQGLRCPEPVMMVRKTVRNMQTGETLLIIADDPATTRDIPGFCTFMEHELVAQQTEALPYRYLIRKG; translated from the coding sequence ATGACCGACCTGTTTTCCAGCCCAGACCACACCCTTGATGCCCAGGGCCTTCGCTGCCCGGAACCGGTAATGATGGTACGTAAAACCGTGCGCAACATGCAGACCGGTGAAACGCTGCTGATCATCGCCGACGACCCGGCCACGACCCGCGACATTCCCGGTTTTTGTACCTTTATGGAGCATGAGCTGGTGGCACAGCAGACTGAGGCGCTACCGTACCGGTATTTGATTCGTAAGGGTTAA
- the yhgN gene encoding NAAT family transporter YhgN, giving the protein MSEIISAAVLLILIMDPLGNLPIFMSVLKHTEPKRRRAIMIRELLIALLVMFIFLFAGEKILAFLNLRAETVSISGGIILFLIAIKMIFPSAEGSSSGLPAGEEPFIVPLAIPLVAGPTILATLMLLSHQYPNQMSHLVIALLIAWGGTFIILLQSSLFLRLLGEKGVNALERLMGLILVMMATQMFLDGIRAWMKG; this is encoded by the coding sequence ATGAGTGAAATCATTTCCGCCGCGGTTTTATTGATCCTTATTATGGATCCCCTGGGCAACCTGCCCATCTTCATGTCGGTGCTAAAACACACCGAGCCGAAGCGACGCCGGGCGATCATGATCCGCGAGCTGCTCATCGCCCTGCTGGTGATGTTTATCTTCCTGTTTGCGGGTGAAAAAATTCTCGCATTCCTGAACCTGCGTGCCGAAACCGTGTCGATTTCCGGCGGGATTATTCTGTTCCTGATTGCCATTAAGATGATTTTCCCGAGCGCGGAAGGCAGCAGCAGCGGCCTGCCTGCGGGTGAAGAGCCATTTATTGTGCCGCTGGCGATCCCCCTCGTCGCGGGCCCGACCATTCTGGCCACGCTGATGCTGCTGTCGCATCAGTATCCGAATCAGATGAGCCATCTGGTGATTGCCCTGCTGATTGCCTGGGGCGGGACGTTCATTATCCTGCTGCAGTCGTCCCTGTTCCTGCGCCTGCTGGGCGAAAAAGGGGTAAACGCGCTGGAACGCCTGATGGGGCTGATTCTGGTCATGATGGCAACGCAGATGTTCCTGGACGGGATCCGGGCGTGGATGAAGGGCTAG
- the asd gene encoding aspartate-semialdehyde dehydrogenase — MKNVGFIGWRGMVGSVLMQRMVEERDFDAIRPVFFSTSQLGQAAPSFGGTTGTLQDAYDLEALKALDIIVTCQGGDYTNEIYPKLRESGWQGYWIDAASSLRMKDDAIIILDPVNQGVITDGLNNGVKTFVGGNCTVSLMLMSLGGLFAQDLVEWVSVATYQAASGGGARHMRELLTQMGQLHQSVATELANPASAILDIERKVTQLTRSGELPVDNFGVPLAGGLIPWIDKQLDNGQTREEWKGQAETNKILNTANTIPVDGLCVRIGALRCHSQAFTIKLKKDVSIPTVEELLAAHNPWAKVVPNDRDITMRELTPAAVTGTLTTPVGRLRKLNMGPEYLSAFTVGDQLLWGAAEPLRRMLRQLA; from the coding sequence ATGAAAAACGTTGGTTTTATCGGCTGGCGCGGTATGGTCGGCTCTGTACTCATGCAACGCATGGTTGAAGAGCGCGATTTCGACGCTATCCGCCCGGTCTTCTTCTCCACTTCTCAGCTCGGCCAGGCTGCTCCGTCCTTTGGTGGTACCACAGGCACGTTGCAGGATGCTTACGATCTGGAAGCGCTGAAGGCGCTCGACATTATTGTGACCTGCCAGGGCGGCGATTATACCAACGAAATCTATCCAAAGCTGCGTGAAAGCGGCTGGCAGGGCTACTGGATTGACGCGGCCTCGTCGCTGCGCATGAAAGACGATGCCATCATCATTCTCGACCCGGTTAACCAGGGCGTGATCACCGATGGCCTGAACAACGGCGTGAAAACGTTTGTTGGCGGTAACTGCACCGTCAGCCTGATGCTGATGTCCCTCGGCGGCCTGTTCGCGCAGGATCTGGTGGAGTGGGTCTCCGTGGCGACCTACCAGGCGGCGTCCGGCGGCGGTGCGCGTCACATGCGCGAGCTGCTGACCCAGATGGGCCAACTGCACCAGAGCGTTGCGACCGAGCTGGCAAACCCGGCATCCGCTATTCTGGATATCGAGCGTAAAGTGACCCAGCTGACCCGCAGCGGCGAGCTGCCGGTGGATAACTTTGGCGTACCGCTGGCCGGTGGCCTGATCCCGTGGATCGACAAGCAGCTGGATAACGGCCAGACCCGCGAAGAGTGGAAAGGCCAGGCTGAAACCAACAAAATCCTCAATACCGCGAACACCATTCCGGTTGACGGTCTGTGCGTACGTATCGGCGCACTGCGCTGCCACAGCCAGGCCTTCACCATTAAACTGAAAAAAGATGTGTCTATTCCGACCGTGGAAGAGCTGCTGGCCGCGCACAACCCGTGGGCGAAAGTGGTACCAAACGATCGCGATATCACTATGCGCGAGCTGACCCCGGCAGCGGTGACCGGCACGCTGACCACGCCGGTTGGCCGTCTGCGTAAGCTGAATATGGGGCCGGAGTATCTCTCCGCGTTCACCGTCGGTGACCAGCTCCTGTGGGGCGCCGCCGAGCCGCTGCGCCGCATGCTGCGCCAGCTGGCGTAA
- the glgB gene encoding 1,4-alpha-glucan branching enzyme: MSDRVDRDVINALIAGHFADPFSVLGMHRTEAGLEVRALLPDATEVWVIEPKTGRKVGNLECLDSRGFFSGVMPRRKNLFRYQLAVLWHGQQNLIDDPYSFGPLLKEMDAWLLSEGTHLRPYETLGAHADTMDGITGTRFSVWAPNAQRVSVVGQFNYWDGRRHPMRLRRETGIWELFIPGAHHGQLYKFEMIDAHGKLRIKADPYAFEAQMRPDTASLICGLPEKVIQTEERKQANRFDAPISVYEVHLGSWRRHTDNNFWLSYRELADQLVPYAKWMGFTHLELLPVNEHPFDGSWGYQPTGLYAPTRRFGTRDDFRYFIDAAHAAGLNVILDWVPGHFPADDFALAEFDGTKLYEHSDPREGYHQDWNTLIYNYGRREVSNYLVGNALYWIERFGIDALRVDAVASMIYRDYSRKEGEWIPNEFGGRENLEAIEFLRNTNRIIGEQVDGAVTMAEESTDFAGVSRPPSLGGLGFWYKWNLGWMHDTLDYMKLDPVHRKYHHDKLTFGMLYNYTENFMLPLSHDEVVHGKKSILDRMPGDAWQKFANLRAYYGWMFAFPGKKLLFMGNEFAQGREWNHDASLDWHLLEGGDNWHHGVQRLVRDLNLTYRHHKALHELDFDPYGFEWLVVDDHERSVFVFVRRDKAGNEIIVASNFTPVPREHYRFGINQPGKWREILNTDSMHYHGSNAGNGGLVQSDAIESHGRPNSLSLTLPPLGTIWLMREGE; the protein is encoded by the coding sequence ATGTCCGATCGTGTGGATAGAGACGTGATTAATGCGCTTATTGCGGGTCATTTCGCTGACCCCTTTTCTGTGCTTGGGATGCACCGTACTGAGGCCGGTCTGGAAGTTCGGGCACTGTTACCGGATGCCACAGAAGTCTGGGTGATTGAACCCAAAACCGGCCGCAAGGTCGGTAACCTTGAATGCCTCGATTCCCGTGGCTTCTTCTCGGGCGTGATGCCCCGTCGTAAAAATCTTTTTCGCTATCAGCTCGCCGTTCTCTGGCACGGTCAGCAAAACCTGATTGACGATCCCTACAGCTTTGGCCCTCTGCTTAAAGAGATGGATGCCTGGCTGCTCTCCGAAGGGACGCATCTTCGCCCTTATGAAACGCTGGGTGCCCATGCCGATACCATGGACGGCATTACCGGCACGCGGTTCTCCGTGTGGGCGCCCAATGCCCAGCGTGTCTCCGTTGTCGGACAGTTCAACTACTGGGATGGCCGCCGCCACCCGATGCGCCTGCGTCGGGAAACCGGCATCTGGGAGCTGTTTATCCCCGGGGCGCACCACGGGCAGCTTTATAAATTCGAGATGATTGACGCTCACGGCAAGCTGCGCATTAAAGCCGACCCGTATGCCTTCGAAGCGCAGATGCGCCCGGATACCGCATCGCTGATTTGCGGCCTGCCGGAGAAGGTTATCCAGACGGAGGAGCGTAAGCAGGCCAACCGCTTTGATGCGCCGATCTCCGTCTATGAAGTCCATCTCGGCTCATGGCGTCGCCACACCGATAACAACTTCTGGCTCAGCTACCGGGAGCTTGCCGACCAGCTGGTCCCGTACGCCAAATGGATGGGCTTTACCCACCTGGAGCTGCTGCCGGTCAACGAGCACCCGTTCGACGGCAGCTGGGGCTATCAGCCCACCGGGCTGTATGCGCCGACCCGCCGCTTCGGCACCCGCGACGACTTCCGCTATTTCATTGATGCCGCGCACGCCGCCGGGCTGAACGTCATCCTCGACTGGGTGCCGGGCCATTTCCCGGCGGATGATTTCGCGCTGGCAGAGTTTGACGGTACGAAGCTGTACGAGCACAGCGATCCGCGCGAAGGCTATCACCAGGACTGGAACACGCTGATCTACAACTACGGTCGCCGTGAGGTCTCAAACTACCTGGTCGGGAATGCCCTGTACTGGATCGAGCGGTTTGGCATCGATGCCCTGCGCGTGGATGCGGTGGCGTCGATGATCTACCGCGACTACAGCCGCAAAGAGGGGGAGTGGATCCCGAACGAGTTTGGTGGCCGCGAAAACCTGGAGGCGATTGAATTCCTGCGTAATACCAACCGCATTATCGGCGAGCAGGTGGACGGTGCCGTGACCATGGCGGAAGAGTCCACCGACTTTGCGGGCGTCTCCCGTCCGCCGTCATTGGGCGGCCTGGGGTTCTGGTATAAGTGGAACCTGGGCTGGATGCACGACACGCTCGATTACATGAAGCTGGATCCGGTTCACCGTAAGTATCATCACGATAAGCTGACGTTCGGGATGCTCTACAACTACACCGAAAACTTCATGCTGCCGCTGTCGCACGATGAGGTGGTACACGGTAAAAAATCGATTCTCGACCGCATGCCGGGCGACGCGTGGCAGAAGTTTGCCAACCTGCGCGCCTATTACGGCTGGATGTTTGCCTTCCCGGGCAAGAAACTGCTGTTCATGGGCAATGAGTTCGCCCAGGGGCGCGAGTGGAACCACGACGCCAGCCTCGACTGGCATCTGCTGGAAGGCGGCGACAACTGGCACCACGGGGTGCAGCGTCTGGTGCGCGATCTGAACCTGACCTATCGCCACCACAAAGCGCTGCACGAGCTCGACTTCGATCCGTACGGCTTTGAATGGCTGGTAGTGGACGACCATGAGCGCTCGGTGTTTGTCTTTGTGCGTCGTGACAAGGCGGGTAACGAGATCATCGTCGCCAGCAACTTCACCCCGGTGCCGCGTGAACACTACCGCTTCGGCATTAACCAGCCGGGCAAATGGCGTGAAATTCTGAATACCGACTCGATGCACTACCACGGCAGCAACGCCGGTAACGGTGGGCTGGTACAGAGCGACGCCATTGAAAGCCACGGGCGACCCAACTCCCTGAGCCTGACGCTGCCGCCGCTTGGCACCATCTGGCTGATGCGGGAGGGCGAATGA